From a single Pseudomonas serboccidentalis genomic region:
- the ribD gene encoding bifunctional diaminohydroxyphosphoribosylaminopyrimidine deaminase/5-amino-6-(5-phosphoribosylamino)uracil reductase RibD codes for MTSAAEQAILDAHFMARALELARKGHYTTHPNPRVGCVIVRDGQIVGEGFHERAGEPHAEVHALRAAGELARGATAYVTLEPCSHHGRTPPCADALVNAGVGRVVAAMRDPNPQVAGRGLQRLTDAGIATQSGVLEAEARKLNQGFLKRMEHGLPFVRVKLAMSLDGRTAMESGESQWITGPAARSAVQRLRAQASVVLTGADTVLADGARLTVRADELGLDAEQTALAMSRPPLRVLIDGRLRVPLDAPFFKAGPALVATCMAVEEQYANGPECLIVPGDDGQVDLHQLLIELANRGVNEVLVEAGPRLAGAFAQLGLVDEFVIFIAGKFLGSTARPLLDWPLTYMKDAAQLKITEIRAVGDDWRVTATPVLSASV; via the coding sequence ATGACTAGCGCCGCCGAGCAGGCCATCCTCGACGCGCATTTCATGGCGCGCGCGCTGGAGCTGGCGCGCAAGGGCCACTACACCACGCACCCCAATCCTCGGGTGGGCTGCGTGATCGTGCGCGACGGGCAGATTGTCGGCGAAGGCTTCCACGAGCGTGCCGGCGAACCCCACGCCGAAGTCCACGCCCTGCGCGCCGCCGGTGAACTGGCCCGGGGCGCGACGGCTTACGTCACCCTTGAGCCGTGCAGCCACCATGGCCGCACGCCGCCGTGCGCCGATGCGCTGGTGAATGCCGGGGTGGGCCGGGTGGTCGCCGCGATGCGCGATCCGAACCCGCAGGTGGCCGGGCGTGGTTTGCAGCGGCTGACCGATGCCGGCATCGCCACGCAAAGCGGCGTGCTGGAAGCCGAGGCACGCAAGCTCAATCAAGGTTTTCTGAAACGCATGGAGCACGGCTTGCCGTTCGTGCGGGTCAAGCTGGCGATGAGTCTCGACGGTCGCACAGCGATGGAAAGCGGCGAGAGCCAATGGATCACCGGCCCGGCCGCCCGTTCGGCCGTGCAGCGTCTGCGCGCGCAGGCCAGTGTGGTGCTGACCGGCGCCGACACCGTGCTGGCCGACGGTGCTCGCCTGACCGTGCGTGCCGACGAGTTGGGCCTGGATGCCGAGCAAACTGCCCTGGCCATGAGCCGTCCGCCGCTGCGGGTGCTGATCGACGGGCGCCTGCGGGTGCCGCTGGATGCGCCGTTCTTCAAGGCCGGGCCGGCGCTGGTCGCCACCTGCATGGCGGTTGAAGAGCAATATGCCAACGGCCCGGAATGCCTGATCGTGCCGGGTGATGACGGTCAGGTCGATCTGCATCAGTTGCTCATCGAACTGGCCAACCGTGGCGTCAACGAAGTGCTGGTCGAGGCTGGCCCGCGTCTGGCCGGTGCGTTTGCGCAGCTCGGTCTGGTCGACGAGTTCGTGATCTTCATCGCCGGCAAGTTCCTCGGCTCCACGGCGCGTCCGCTGCTGGACTGGCCGCTGACCTATATGAAGGATGCTGCGCAGCTGAAAATCACTGAAATCCGCGCGGTTGGCGATGACTGGCGAGTCACTGCGACGCCGGTCCTTTCGGCGAGCGTATAA
- the nrdR gene encoding transcriptional regulator NrdR, with translation MHCPFCGANDTKVIDSRLVAEGEQVRRRRECLACGERFTTFETAELVLPRLIKTDGSRQPFDEEKLRAGMQRALEKRPVSVERLESSLVHIKHKLRATGEREVKSLVVGELVMAELQKLDEVAYIRFASVYKRFQDLNEFREEIDRLAREPVKE, from the coding sequence ATGCACTGTCCCTTCTGCGGTGCCAACGACACCAAGGTCATTGACTCGCGTCTGGTCGCCGAGGGCGAACAGGTGCGCCGCCGGCGTGAATGCCTGGCCTGCGGCGAACGTTTCACGACGTTCGAGACGGCCGAACTGGTGTTGCCGCGCCTGATCAAAACCGACGGCAGCCGCCAACCGTTCGACGAAGAAAAACTCCGCGCCGGCATGCAACGCGCCCTGGAGAAACGTCCGGTGAGCGTCGAGCGCCTCGAATCCTCTCTGGTCCACATCAAGCACAAGCTGCGCGCCACCGGCGAGCGCGAGGTCAAATCTCTCGTGGTCGGCGAACTGGTGATGGCCGAACTGCAAAAGCTCGATGAGGTCGCCTATATCCGCTTCGCTTCGGTGTACAAGCGCTTTCAGGACCTCAACGAGTTCCGCGAAGAGATCGACCGCCTCGCCCGCGAACCGGTGAAAGAATGA
- a CDS encoding YbaY family lipoprotein — protein sequence MPLRPLVLLSLFALLVACGSDKPKPQPPTPGPAPQQAQKKAREAADLGPLPAYQRELSGTLQGVPTGAEVELALLVIDEKSRPQQLLASSSLIGNNQTLPFRLRFNPEAFPAGARVELRGRATQSGQLILHLPSQTITQPTTQALGQLQFVKAP from the coding sequence ATGCCGCTACGACCGCTCGTTTTGCTCAGTCTTTTCGCCCTGCTGGTGGCCTGCGGCAGCGACAAGCCCAAGCCGCAACCGCCGACACCAGGGCCTGCGCCGCAACAGGCGCAGAAAAAAGCCCGGGAGGCCGCCGACCTGGGCCCGCTGCCAGCCTATCAACGTGAACTGAGCGGCACTTTGCAAGGTGTACCGACCGGTGCCGAAGTCGAACTGGCGCTGCTGGTAATCGACGAAAAGTCGCGTCCGCAGCAATTGCTCGCCAGTTCCAGCCTGATCGGTAACAACCAGACCCTGCCGTTTCGCCTGCGCTTCAACCCCGAGGCATTTCCGGCCGGCGCGCGAGTTGAGTTGCGCGGACGTGCCACGCAGTCGGGCCAGTTGATCCTGCACCTGCCGTCACAAACCATCACCCAGCCGACCACACAGGCGCTGGGCCAGCTGCAATTTGTCAAAGCACCATGA
- a CDS encoding class I SAM-dependent methyltransferase, translating into MTAPLDLQQALGELLGDARLKACALPGTDLQLWLIDGDNMHREFSPDETRRILHEPPYWSFCWASGLAVARYLAEFPEWVRGKRVLDFGAGSGIAGIAAVKAGALEVVACDLDPLAIAACQANARLNKVQMSYSTDFFAEADRFDLILVADVLYDRENLPLLDAFLSRGREALVADSRVRDFRHPLYERIEMLEAMTLPDLAEPEEFRHVSLYHARRN; encoded by the coding sequence ATGACGGCACCGCTCGACCTGCAACAGGCGTTAGGTGAATTGCTCGGTGATGCGCGGCTCAAGGCCTGTGCATTGCCGGGCACCGATTTGCAGCTGTGGCTGATCGACGGCGACAACATGCACCGTGAGTTCAGCCCCGACGAAACCCGCCGCATCCTCCATGAGCCGCCGTATTGGAGCTTCTGCTGGGCCAGCGGTCTGGCGGTGGCGCGTTATCTGGCCGAATTCCCGGAATGGGTGCGCGGCAAGCGGGTGCTGGATTTCGGCGCGGGTTCAGGCATTGCCGGGATTGCCGCGGTGAAGGCTGGTGCGCTGGAGGTGGTGGCCTGTGATCTCGATCCACTGGCGATTGCCGCGTGCCAGGCCAATGCCCGGCTCAACAAGGTGCAAATGAGTTATTCGACGGACTTCTTCGCCGAGGCCGATCGCTTCGATCTGATCCTGGTGGCGGACGTGCTGTACGACCGCGAGAACCTGCCGCTGCTCGATGCGTTCCTCAGCCGTGGCCGTGAAGCGCTGGTGGCGGATTCGCGGGTTCGGGATTTTCGTCATCCATTGTACGAGCGGATCGAAATGCTCGAGGCGATGACCTTGCCGGATCTGGCGGAGCCGGAAGAGTTTCGGCATGTGAGCCTGTATCACGCGCGGCGTAATTGA
- the trxA gene encoding thioredoxin, translated as MSQQTPYIFDATTADFDQSVIEASFNKPVLVDFWAEWCAPCKALMPMLQGIAESYQGELLLAKVNCDIEQDIVARFGIRSLPTVVLFKDGQPVDGFAGAQPESAVRALLEPHVQMPPPAASDPFEQAQALFDEGRFADAEAALVVMLTEDNSNAKALILYARCLTERGELGEAQTVLDAVKSDEHKAALAGAKAQIKFLGLARDLPDAADLKARLAQNPQDDEAVYQLAIQQLARQQYEAALEALLKLFIRNRSYGEGLPHKTLLQVFELLGNDHPLVTAYRRKVFAALY; from the coding sequence ATGAGTCAGCAAACGCCGTACATCTTCGACGCCACGACTGCCGATTTCGACCAGTCGGTGATCGAGGCTTCCTTCAACAAACCGGTGCTGGTGGATTTCTGGGCCGAGTGGTGTGCACCGTGCAAGGCGCTGATGCCGATGCTGCAGGGCATTGCCGAGAGCTATCAGGGCGAACTGCTGCTGGCCAAGGTCAACTGCGACATCGAGCAGGACATCGTTGCCCGCTTCGGCATTCGCAGCCTGCCGACCGTAGTGCTGTTCAAGGACGGTCAACCGGTCGACGGTTTTGCCGGTGCGCAGCCGGAATCCGCCGTGCGTGCCCTGCTCGAACCGCATGTGCAGATGCCGCCGCCAGCCGCCTCCGATCCGTTCGAACAGGCTCAGGCGCTGTTCGATGAAGGGCGTTTCGCCGATGCCGAAGCGGCTCTGGTGGTGATGCTCACCGAAGACAACAGCAACGCCAAGGCGCTGATTCTCTACGCCCGCTGCCTGACCGAGCGCGGCGAGTTGGGCGAAGCGCAAACCGTACTCGACGCGGTCAAGAGCGATGAGCACAAGGCTGCATTGGCCGGGGCCAAGGCGCAGATCAAGTTCCTCGGTCTGGCCCGTGACTTGCCGGATGCTGCCGACCTCAAGGCGCGTCTTGCACAGAATCCACAGGACGACGAGGCGGTGTATCAACTGGCGATCCAGCAACTGGCGCGTCAGCAATACGAGGCGGCGCTGGAGGCCTTGCTCAAGCTGTTCATCCGCAATCGCAGCTACGGCGAAGGTCTGCCGCACAAGACCCTGCTGCAAGTGTTCGAACTGCTGGGCAACGATCACCCGTTGGTAACCGCTTACCGCCGTAAGGTGTTCGCCGCGCTTTATTAA
- a CDS encoding DUF2796 domain-containing protein: MRRLLLALPFALLPLAIAHAADEHDHDHEHGSLGAHEHGVGRLNAALDGQTLELELESPAMNLVGFEHAATTDADKAKVVAARTKLENPLALFNLPAAAGCKVASQELESPLFGDKPDADEHDDDDHDEDAKGGEAHHHDHSEIHAHYQFSCATPGALKTLDLANIFKTFPATQKIQVQLISASGQQGTEVTAKAAALKF, encoded by the coding sequence ATGCGTCGTCTGCTGCTCGCTTTGCCGTTTGCCCTGTTGCCGCTGGCCATCGCCCACGCCGCCGATGAACACGATCATGACCACGAGCACGGCAGCCTCGGCGCCCATGAACATGGTGTCGGTCGCCTGAACGCCGCACTCGACGGCCAGACTCTGGAGCTGGAACTGGAAAGCCCGGCGATGAACCTGGTCGGCTTCGAACACGCTGCCACCACCGACGCCGACAAGGCCAAGGTCGTGGCCGCTCGCACGAAACTGGAAAACCCGCTGGCACTGTTCAACCTGCCGGCCGCAGCCGGTTGCAAAGTGGCCAGCCAGGAACTGGAAAGCCCGCTGTTCGGCGACAAGCCGGATGCTGACGAGCATGACGATGATGATCACGACGAAGATGCCAAGGGCGGTGAAGCGCATCACCACGATCACAGCGAAATCCACGCGCACTATCAATTCAGCTGCGCGACCCCGGGTGCGCTGAAGACCCTCGACCTCGCGAACATTTTCAAGACCTTCCCGGCGACCCAGAAAATTCAGGTACAACTGATCAGCGCCAGTGGCCAGCAAGGTACCGAAGTGACGGCCAAGGCCGCTGCCCTGAAATTCTGA
- a CDS encoding ABC transporter ATP-binding protein, which yields MTQALIELSDLGFNWPGHPPLLDIPAFRLEPGETLFLKGPSGSGKTTLLGLLGGVQKPGRGSIRLLGQELTELGAGARDRFRVDHTGYIFQQFNLLPFLSVRENVELPCHFSKLRAERAKQRHGSVDQAAATLLAHLGLKDESILSRRADSLSIGQQQRVAAARALIGQPELVIADEPTSALDYDARENFIRLLFAECREAGSSLLFVSHDQSLAPLFDRHLSLAELNRAATSAEV from the coding sequence ATGACCCAAGCACTCATCGAACTGTCCGACCTGGGCTTTAACTGGCCCGGTCACCCGCCGCTGCTGGACATCCCGGCGTTTCGCCTGGAGCCGGGCGAAACCCTGTTCCTCAAAGGCCCCAGCGGCAGTGGCAAGACCACCCTGCTCGGCCTGCTCGGCGGCGTGCAGAAACCCGGACGCGGCAGCATTCGCCTGCTCGGCCAGGAACTGACCGAACTGGGTGCCGGCGCCCGCGACCGCTTTCGTGTCGATCACACCGGCTACATCTTTCAGCAGTTCAACCTGCTGCCGTTTCTCTCGGTACGCGAGAACGTCGAGTTGCCCTGCCACTTCTCCAAACTGCGTGCCGAACGGGCGAAACAGCGCCACGGCAGCGTTGATCAAGCCGCCGCCACCCTCCTCGCGCACTTGGGTTTGAAGGATGAAAGCATCCTCAGCCGTCGCGCAGATTCGTTGTCGATCGGCCAGCAACAGCGTGTTGCTGCCGCCCGCGCCTTGATCGGCCAACCGGAACTGGTGATCGCCGACGAGCCGACCTCGGCGCTGGATTACGACGCCCGGGAAAACTTCATTCGCCTGTTGTTCGCCGAATGCCGCGAGGCCGGATCGAGCCTGTTGTTCGTCAGCCACGACCAGAGCCTTGCGCCGCTGTTCGACCGTCATCTGTCCCTGGCCGAGCTCAATCGCGCCGCCACGTCTGCCGAGGTCTGA
- a CDS encoding ABC transporter permease: MYLFRLAMASLANRRFTALLTAFAIALSVCLLLAVERVRTEAKASFASTISGTDLIVGARSGSVNLLLYSVFRIGNATNNIRWDSFEHFASNPKVKWAIPMSLGDSHRGYRVMGTTEAYFEHYQYGRQQHLELADGRAFATDPFEVVLGAEVADALHYKLGDKLVLAHGVAAISLVKHDDKPFTVVGILKRTGTPVDRTLHISLGGMEAIHIDWHNGVPARGNGRISADQARNMDLTPQAITAFMLGLNSKISTFALQREINEYRGEPMLAILPGVALQELWSLMSTAEKALFVVSLFVVLTGLIGMLTAILTSLNERRREMAILRSVGARPWHIASLLVLEAFALALTGVIAGLALLYIGIAAAQGYVQANYGLYLPLAWPSEYEWTLLGGILAAALLMGSVPAWRAYRQSLADGLSIRL, translated from the coding sequence ATGTATCTGTTTCGTCTGGCCATGGCCAGCCTGGCCAACCGCCGTTTCACCGCCCTGCTCACCGCGTTCGCCATTGCCCTGTCGGTGTGCCTGCTGCTCGCCGTCGAGCGCGTACGCACCGAGGCCAAAGCCAGTTTCGCCAGCACCATCAGCGGCACCGACCTGATCGTCGGCGCCCGCTCCGGTTCGGTGAACCTGCTGCTGTACTCGGTGTTCCGCATCGGCAACGCGACCAACAACATCCGCTGGGACAGCTTCGAACACTTCGCCAGCAACCCGAAAGTGAAGTGGGCGATCCCGATGTCCCTCGGCGACTCGCATCGCGGCTACCGGGTGATGGGCACCACCGAGGCGTATTTCGAGCATTACCAGTACGGCCGCCAGCAGCATCTGGAACTGGCCGATGGCCGGGCGTTTGCCACCGACCCGTTCGAAGTGGTGCTCGGCGCCGAAGTGGCCGATGCGCTGCACTACAAGCTCGGCGACAAACTGGTGCTGGCCCATGGCGTGGCGGCGATCAGTCTGGTCAAACACGATGACAAACCGTTCACCGTGGTCGGCATTCTCAAGCGCACCGGTACGCCGGTAGACCGCACGCTGCACATCAGCCTCGGCGGCATGGAAGCGATTCACATCGACTGGCACAACGGCGTGCCGGCCCGGGGCAATGGGCGGATCAGTGCCGATCAGGCGCGCAACATGGACCTGACGCCACAGGCGATCACCGCGTTCATGCTCGGCCTCAACAGCAAGATTTCCACCTTCGCCCTGCAACGCGAAATCAACGAATACCGTGGCGAACCGATGCTGGCAATCCTCCCGGGCGTGGCCTTGCAAGAGTTGTGGAGCCTGATGAGCACCGCTGAAAAAGCGCTGTTCGTGGTCTCTCTGTTCGTGGTGCTGACCGGGTTGATCGGCATGCTCACGGCGATTCTCACCAGCCTCAACGAGCGTCGCCGGGAGATGGCAATTCTGCGCTCGGTCGGTGCGCGGCCGTGGCACATCGCAAGCCTGCTGGTGCTGGAAGCCTTCGCCCTGGCGTTGACCGGGGTGATCGCCGGGCTGGCGTTGCTGTACATCGGCATCGCCGCCGCGCAGGGTTATGTGCAAGCCAATTACGGGCTGTATCTGCCGCTGGCATGGCCGAGCGAGTATGAATGGACGCTGCTCGGTGGCATTCTGGCAGCCGCGCTGCTGATGGGCAGCGTGCCGGCCTGGCGCGCGTATCGCCAATCATTGGCCGATGGCCTGTCGATCCGTTTATGA
- a CDS encoding DUF3299 domain-containing protein, with translation MPRAVLALLLLVALPVWAAAPKDLTWSEMIPPDAAPEVPNMTPLHDLSKMGDALSAESAPAAKQDMPNAPVVQSLDGQNIRLPGYIVPLEVNEEGRTTDFLLVPYFGACIHVPPPPSNQIVHVKSELGVKLDELYQPYWVEGPLQVKASTSELADAGYQMAADKIYVYELPE, from the coding sequence ATGCCCCGCGCCGTGCTTGCGCTGCTGTTGCTGGTTGCCCTGCCCGTGTGGGCAGCGGCGCCGAAAGACCTGACCTGGTCGGAGATGATCCCGCCGGACGCTGCGCCGGAAGTGCCGAACATGACGCCGTTGCACGACCTGTCGAAGATGGGCGACGCGCTCTCGGCCGAGTCCGCGCCGGCCGCCAAGCAGGACATGCCCAACGCGCCGGTGGTGCAGAGCCTCGACGGCCAGAACATTCGCCTGCCGGGGTACATCGTGCCGCTGGAAGTCAACGAAGAGGGGCGCACCACGGACTTCCTGCTGGTGCCGTACTTCGGCGCCTGCATCCACGTACCGCCACCGCCGTCGAACCAGATCGTGCATGTGAAAAGCGAGCTGGGCGTGAAGCTCGACGAGCTGTATCAGCCGTACTGGGTCGAGGGACCGTTACAGGTCAAGGCGTCCACCAGCGAACTGGCCGATGCCGGGTATCAGATGGCGGCGGACAAGATCTATGTGTATGAGCTGCCGGAATAA